One part of the Streptomyces ferrugineus genome encodes these proteins:
- a CDS encoding enoyl-CoA hydratase family protein, with protein MSPFTGSAARTSDWKHLRVEHTDGVATVTLARPEKLNALTFGAYADLRDLLAELSRERAVRALVLAGEGRGFCSGGDVDEIIGATLSMDTAQLLDFNRMTGQVVRAVRECPFPVIAAVHGVAAGAGAVLALAADFRIADPTARFAFLFTRVGLSGGDMGAAYLLPRVVGLGHATRLLMLGEPVRAPEAERIGLISELTDEGQVDEAARTLARRLADGPALAYAQTKALLTAELDMPLATAVEMDASTQALLMNGEDYAEFHAAFKEKRPPQWRGR; from the coding sequence ATGAGTCCCTTCACCGGCTCCGCCGCCCGCACCTCCGACTGGAAGCATCTGCGGGTCGAGCACACGGACGGAGTCGCCACCGTCACCCTCGCCCGCCCCGAGAAACTCAACGCGCTCACCTTCGGCGCCTACGCCGACCTGCGCGATCTGCTCGCCGAGCTGTCCCGGGAGCGGGCGGTACGAGCCCTGGTGCTGGCCGGCGAGGGCCGCGGTTTCTGCTCCGGCGGCGACGTCGACGAGATCATCGGCGCGACCCTGTCCATGGACACCGCCCAGCTCCTCGACTTCAACCGGATGACGGGACAGGTCGTGCGGGCGGTACGGGAGTGCCCGTTCCCGGTGATCGCGGCCGTGCACGGGGTGGCGGCGGGAGCGGGGGCCGTACTGGCGCTCGCGGCCGACTTCCGGATCGCCGACCCCACCGCACGCTTCGCCTTCCTCTTCACCCGGGTCGGCCTGTCCGGCGGCGACATGGGTGCGGCATACCTACTGCCGAGGGTGGTGGGGCTGGGCCATGCGACCCGTCTGCTGATGCTGGGGGAGCCGGTCCGAGCGCCGGAGGCCGAGCGCATCGGTCTGATCAGCGAACTGACGGACGAGGGCCAGGTCGACGAGGCCGCCCGGACCCTGGCCCGCCGCCTGGCCGACGGCCCGGCACTGGCGTACGCCCAGACGAAGGCCCTGCTCACGGCGGAGCTGGACATGCCGCTGGCGACGGCGGTGGAGATGGACGCGTCGACGCAGGCGCTCTTGATGAACGGCGAGGACTACGCGGAGTTCCACGCGGCGTTCAAGGAGAAGCGCCCTCCCCAGTGGAGGGGGCGGTGA
- a CDS encoding RidA family protein — translation MSTERVNPPDLSPPAGFSHAVVATGSRVVFLAGQTALDTDGKVTGDTLPEQFERALTNLLAALTAAGGTPADLARVTVYATDVAAYRTRAAELGRIWRELAGRDYPAMAVVEVVRLWDEAAMVELDGFAVLP, via the coding sequence GTGAGCACCGAGCGCGTCAACCCGCCCGATCTCTCCCCGCCCGCCGGCTTCTCCCACGCGGTCGTCGCCACCGGCTCACGGGTCGTCTTCCTGGCCGGTCAGACCGCCCTCGACACGGACGGCAAGGTGACCGGCGACACCCTCCCCGAGCAGTTCGAACGGGCGCTGACCAATCTGCTGGCCGCGCTCACCGCGGCCGGCGGCACCCCCGCCGACCTCGCCCGGGTCACCGTCTACGCGACCGACGTCGCGGCGTATCGCACCCGGGCCGCAGAACTCGGCCGCATCTGGCGGGAGTTGGCGGGCCGCGACTACCCGGCGATGGCGGTCGTCGAGGTGGTGCGGCTCTGGGACGAAGCGGCGATGGTGGAACTCGACGGGTTCGCGGTGCTGCCGTAG
- a CDS encoding acyl-CoA dehydrogenase family protein, with protein MPAFSLDPPQAAWCAELRTLAAERLRPLAEKGEPGHVNRPLVAELGRLGLLERLFTSGALDLCLMRESLAHACTEAETALALQGLGAHPVHAHGTAAQRERWLPDVAEGGAVAAFALSEPGAGSDAAALELRAEPEAPGAGGPARWRLTGEKCWISNAPEADFYTVFARTTPGAGARGVTAFLVPADRPGLTGAGLDMLSPHPIGALTFDAVPVTADDVLGEPDRGFRVAMGTLNLFRPSVGAFAVGMAQAALDATLAHTDRRDAFGGKLKDLQAVAHQVAEMALRTEAARLMVYAAATAYDEGAPDVPKRAAMAKLLATETAQYVVDKAVQLHGARALRRGHLLEHLYREVRAPRIYEGASEVQRGIIAKELYATVEAAQ; from the coding sequence ATGCCCGCATTCTCACTCGATCCGCCACAGGCCGCCTGGTGTGCGGAACTGCGCACCCTGGCCGCCGAACGGCTGCGCCCGCTCGCCGAGAAGGGCGAACCCGGGCACGTCAACCGCCCCCTCGTCGCCGAACTCGGCCGACTGGGCCTGCTGGAGCGGCTGTTCACCTCCGGAGCGCTCGATCTGTGCCTGATGCGGGAGTCCCTCGCCCACGCCTGCACGGAGGCCGAGACCGCCCTCGCCCTCCAGGGCCTGGGCGCCCACCCGGTGCACGCCCACGGCACCGCGGCCCAGCGGGAACGCTGGCTGCCCGACGTGGCCGAGGGCGGCGCGGTCGCGGCCTTCGCGCTGAGCGAGCCGGGGGCCGGGTCGGACGCGGCGGCGCTGGAGCTGCGCGCGGAGCCGGAGGCCCCGGGTGCCGGCGGCCCCGCCCGCTGGCGCCTCACCGGCGAGAAGTGCTGGATCTCCAACGCCCCCGAGGCCGACTTCTACACCGTCTTCGCCCGCACCACCCCCGGCGCCGGCGCCCGCGGCGTCACCGCCTTCCTGGTCCCCGCCGACCGTCCCGGCCTCACCGGCGCGGGCCTCGACATGCTGTCCCCGCACCCCATCGGCGCCCTCACCTTCGACGCCGTCCCCGTCACCGCCGACGACGTGCTCGGCGAGCCGGACCGGGGCTTCCGGGTCGCGATGGGCACCCTCAACCTCTTCCGGCCCAGCGTCGGCGCCTTCGCCGTCGGCATGGCACAGGCGGCCCTGGACGCGACCCTCGCGCACACGGACCGACGGGACGCCTTCGGCGGCAAGTTGAAGGACCTTCAGGCGGTCGCCCACCAGGTCGCCGAGATGGCCCTGCGGACGGAGGCGGCCCGTCTGATGGTGTACGCAGCGGCCACGGCGTACGACGAAGGCGCCCCCGACGTCCCGAAACGCGCCGCGATGGCGAAACTGCTCGCCACCGAGACCGCGCAGTACGTCGTGGACAAGGCCGTCCAGCTGCACGGCGCCCGCGCCCTGCGCCGCGGCCATCTGCTCGAACACCTCTACCGCGAGGTGCGCGCCCCGCGCATCTACGAGGGCGCCAGCGAGGTGCAACGCGGCATCATCGCCAAGGAGTTGTACGCGACCGTGGAGGCCGCTCAGTGA
- a CDS encoding sensor histidine kinase: MARDVREHLVAAGMWSRRRIVGEAVLAPVLALLATLSVLGDGVFAMAAVAVVALALSLLRRAFPASVLVLTGAITGVFSGFWALLMVAGWSAGPRIKAPRRALAAFAVSYVLYAGLSALQERSGLYAAQTLVFTTLAFLATTVVPGLAARYRTQRRTLMHALHEHNAQLLREREMIASHTRLRERQRIAQDMHDSLGHQLALIAVHTGALEVDRTLTDGQREAVGVLRQASVAAMHELREAVGILRDGTHAPEQESESAAATRGVAGIDGLVEASRGAGADVKLRREGEVRSLAPAADHAAYRIVQEALTNALKHAQGASITVELRYEPDSLVVEVANSPAPAPAGGGQRVVVSGGQGLTGLQERARLVGGMVHAGPVVGGGFRVAGVLPYGPQRSASPDGSPEPSPTTFVAAGNDFRGQRDGAPSGDGGEVIDWSGSPDRQKELDLAMGKKKKGVAIGCTVAVVVVVGLVALAAVAFVALVNESDKAMIEPSVYKSVKVGDAETDVRDKLPDGKSFLTEGLDTEGPAQPKGSSCLVLMSTEIPDSLDDEPVFRFCFKDGKLIEKRSYTVKS, translated from the coding sequence ATGGCCCGTGACGTCCGAGAACACCTGGTCGCGGCGGGGATGTGGTCCCGGCGGCGGATCGTCGGCGAGGCGGTTCTGGCCCCCGTACTGGCCCTGCTGGCGACGCTGAGCGTGCTCGGCGACGGCGTGTTCGCAATGGCCGCCGTGGCGGTGGTCGCCCTCGCACTGTCCCTGCTGCGGCGGGCGTTCCCGGCGAGCGTGCTCGTTCTCACCGGCGCGATCACCGGTGTGTTCAGCGGATTCTGGGCCCTGTTGATGGTCGCGGGCTGGTCGGCTGGCCCGAGGATCAAGGCGCCGCGGCGGGCCCTCGCGGCGTTCGCGGTCTCCTACGTCCTCTACGCAGGGCTGTCCGCGCTGCAGGAGCGCTCAGGCCTCTACGCGGCGCAGACACTGGTGTTCACCACCCTCGCCTTCCTGGCGACGACCGTCGTGCCCGGCCTCGCCGCCCGCTACCGCACCCAGCGCCGCACGCTCATGCACGCGCTGCACGAGCACAACGCCCAACTGCTGCGCGAACGCGAGATGATCGCGTCCCACACACGGCTGCGCGAGCGGCAGCGGATAGCCCAGGACATGCACGACAGCCTCGGCCACCAACTGGCGCTGATCGCCGTGCACACGGGCGCCCTCGAGGTGGACCGGACGCTGACGGACGGCCAGCGCGAGGCGGTCGGGGTACTGCGGCAGGCCTCGGTGGCCGCGATGCACGAACTGCGCGAGGCCGTGGGCATCCTGCGCGACGGCACCCACGCACCGGAGCAGGAGAGCGAATCGGCGGCCGCCACCCGGGGCGTGGCGGGGATCGACGGCCTGGTGGAGGCGTCACGGGGCGCGGGGGCTGACGTGAAGCTGCGACGCGAGGGCGAGGTGCGGTCACTCGCCCCCGCCGCCGACCACGCTGCGTACCGGATCGTGCAGGAGGCGCTGACCAACGCGCTGAAGCACGCGCAGGGCGCGTCGATCACCGTGGAACTTCGGTACGAGCCGGACTCGCTGGTGGTCGAGGTCGCCAACAGCCCGGCTCCCGCCCCGGCCGGCGGCGGGCAGCGGGTCGTGGTGAGCGGCGGGCAGGGGCTGACCGGGTTGCAGGAACGCGCCCGGCTGGTCGGCGGGATGGTGCACGCCGGACCGGTGGTCGGGGGCGGGTTCCGGGTGGCGGGCGTCCTGCCGTACGGCCCCCAGCGCTCGGCCTCGCCGGACGGTTCGCCGGAGCCCTCGCCGACAACCTTCGTAGCTGCGGGGAACGACTTCCGGGGGCAGAGGGACGGGGCGCCGTCCGGCGACGGTGGTGAGGTCATCGACTGGTCCGGATCGCCGGACAGACAGAAGGAGCTCGACCTCGCCATGGGCAAGAAGAAAAAGGGCGTCGCGATCGGATGCACCGTCGCTGTGGTGGTCGTCGTCGGCCTCGTGGCACTGGCCGCCGTGGCTTTCGTCGCGTTGGTGAACGAGAGCGACAAGGCCATGATCGAGCCGTCCGTCTACAAGTCGGTGAAGGTCGGCGACGCCGAGACGGACGTACGCGACAAGCTCCCGGACGGCAAGTCGTTCCTCACCGAGGGGCTGGACACCGAGGGGCCCGCACAGCCGAAGGGTTCCAGCTGTCTGGTCCTGATGTCGACGGAGATACCGGACAGCCTGGACGACGAGCCGGTCTTCCGGTTCTGCTTCAAGGACGGAAAGCTGATCGAGAAGCGGTCATACACGGTCAAGTCGTAG
- a CDS encoding AMP-binding protein: protein MAGLHRSAHVDTFAREHLPPPDEWPELRFDLPGLGYPERLNAAAELLTGPDAERPVFHTPSGDTWTYGTLRARVDRLAHVLTHQLGVVPGNRVLLRGPTTPWLAACWLAVLKAGAVAVTVLAQQRPHELRTMCEMAQVRHALCDVRAVDDLAKAEIPGLRIATYGGDAPDDLLRLPAPDTPYPAADTAADDVALIAFTSGTTGRPKGCMHFHRDVLAIADTFSEHVLQPHVGDVFAGSPPLGFTFGLGGLVIFPMRAGASSLLLEQAGPKQLLPAIAEHRVSVLFTAPTAYRAMLDELDSHDISSLRRCVSAGENLPAATWQTWHERTGLRIINGIGATELLHIFISAADEHIRPGTTGMPVPGWHARVVDGDGRDLPDGEPGLLAVRGPVGCRYLADPRQREYVRHGWNITGDTYVRESDGYFRYVARADDMIISAGYNIAGPEVEEALLRHPDVLETAVVGRPDEARGQVVVAYAVLRDGARRDAEALRAFVKAELAPYKCPREVVFLDALPRTATGKLQRFRLRDGDPPRGDRQ, encoded by the coding sequence ATGGCCGGTCTGCACCGCTCCGCCCACGTCGACACCTTCGCTCGCGAGCATCTGCCACCGCCCGACGAGTGGCCCGAGCTCCGTTTCGACCTGCCGGGCCTGGGTTACCCCGAACGGCTCAACGCCGCCGCCGAACTGCTCACCGGCCCCGACGCCGAGCGGCCCGTGTTCCACACCCCGTCCGGCGACACATGGACGTACGGCACACTGCGCGCCCGCGTGGACCGGCTGGCACATGTGCTCACCCACCAGCTCGGCGTCGTCCCGGGCAACCGGGTGCTGCTGCGCGGCCCGACCACACCGTGGCTGGCGGCCTGCTGGCTGGCGGTGCTCAAGGCGGGCGCCGTCGCCGTCACGGTGCTGGCCCAGCAGCGGCCGCACGAGCTGCGGACCATGTGCGAGATGGCTCAGGTGCGGCACGCGCTGTGCGACGTCCGCGCGGTCGACGACCTCGCCAAGGCCGAGATACCCGGCCTGCGCATCGCGACGTACGGCGGCGACGCGCCGGACGACCTGCTGCGCCTCCCGGCGCCCGACACCCCGTACCCCGCCGCGGACACGGCGGCCGACGACGTCGCCCTCATCGCCTTCACCTCCGGGACCACCGGCCGCCCCAAGGGCTGTATGCACTTCCACCGGGATGTGCTCGCCATTGCCGACACCTTCTCGGAACATGTGCTGCAACCACATGTGGGCGATGTCTTCGCCGGCAGTCCCCCACTCGGCTTCACCTTCGGCCTCGGCGGGCTCGTCATCTTCCCGATGCGGGCCGGCGCCAGCTCCCTCCTCCTCGAACAGGCCGGCCCCAAGCAGCTGCTGCCCGCGATCGCCGAGCACCGGGTGTCCGTGCTGTTCACCGCCCCGACGGCGTACCGCGCGATGCTCGACGAGCTCGACTCGCACGACATCTCCTCCCTGCGGCGCTGTGTCTCCGCGGGCGAGAACCTGCCCGCCGCCACCTGGCAGACCTGGCACGAGCGGACCGGGCTGCGCATCATCAACGGCATCGGCGCCACCGAGCTGCTGCACATCTTCATCTCGGCGGCCGACGAGCACATCCGGCCCGGGACGACCGGGATGCCGGTACCGGGCTGGCACGCGCGCGTGGTCGACGGCGACGGCCGGGACCTGCCCGACGGGGAGCCCGGGCTGCTGGCCGTACGCGGACCCGTCGGCTGCCGCTATCTCGCCGACCCGCGCCAGCGCGAGTACGTGCGCCACGGCTGGAACATCACCGGCGACACCTACGTCCGGGAGAGTGACGGCTACTTCCGCTACGTCGCCCGCGCGGACGACATGATCATCTCGGCCGGTTACAACATCGCGGGCCCCGAGGTCGAGGAGGCGCTGCTGCGCCACCCGGACGTGCTGGAGACGGCGGTGGTGGGGCGGCCCGACGAGGCACGCGGCCAGGTCGTGGTGGCATACGCGGTGCTCAGGGACGGTGCGCGACGGGACGCGGAGGCGCTGCGGGCGTTCGTCAAGGCCGAGCTGGCGCCGTACAAGTGCCCGCGCGAGGTCGTCTTCCTGGACGCGCTGCCGCGCACCGCGACCGGCAAGCTCCAGCGGTTCCGGCTGCGCGACGGCGATCCCCCACGGGGTGACCGGCAGTGA
- a CDS encoding DUF6299 family protein — translation MPLRPALATAAGAALILLVAAPSAPADSDAKAEPKETVTVDGSAVMAADGTVTVSGTYKCVDSTGPTFVSASVGQRASTNRYAIGGTVAVCDGKEHRWENESRPSPSTLKHGKADVEATIVELRSADILGGLPLPHFHAVLKKNVTLSKA, via the coding sequence ATGCCCCTGCGCCCCGCTCTCGCCACCGCTGCCGGCGCCGCCCTGATCCTGCTGGTCGCCGCGCCCTCGGCGCCCGCCGACTCCGACGCCAAGGCCGAGCCCAAGGAGACCGTGACCGTCGACGGCTCGGCCGTCATGGCCGCGGACGGCACCGTCACCGTCTCCGGCACCTACAAGTGCGTCGACAGTACGGGGCCCACGTTCGTGAGCGCCTCCGTCGGCCAGCGGGCCTCCACCAACCGGTACGCCATCGGCGGCACCGTCGCCGTGTGCGACGGCAAGGAGCACCGCTGGGAGAACGAGAGCAGGCCCTCCCCGTCCACCCTCAAGCACGGCAAGGCGGACGTCGAGGCCACCATCGTGGAACTCCGCTCCGCGGACATCCTGGGCGGCCTGCCCCTGCCGCACTTCCACGCCGTACTGAAGAAGAACGTCACCCTGTCGAAGGCGTGA
- a CDS encoding bifunctional salicylyl-CoA 5-hydroxylase/oxidoreductase, producing MPTKGARGGIEYAATAARARPATVGPQPPTKPSHPLRVAIIGGGPGGLYAAALLKRLDPAREITVWERNAPDDTFGFGVVLSDETLGGIEHADPVVYEALQSHFTRWDDIDIVHRDTRHTSGGHGFAALGRKRLLEILHTRCRDLGVELRFRTEAPYPAWLAETYDLVIAADGVHSTTREAYAHVFRPHVAEHHCRYIWLAADFAFASFRFEIAETEHGVMQLHGYPYAADASTVIVEMSEEVWNAAGFDEVTPQESVQRCAKIFAEALGGRPLKSNKSAWTTFRTVVNERWSNGNIVLLGDAAHTAHFSIGSGTKLAVEDALALAACLEEQPSLERALAAYEEERKPVVASTQRAARASLEWFENLDRYLDQPPRQFAFNLLTRSRRVTHDNLRLRDARFTEAVERDFGCPPGTPPMFTPFRLRGLTLRNRVVVSPMDMYSATDGVPGDFHLVHLGSRALGGAGLVMTEMVCVSPEGRITPGCTGLYTGGQGDAWKRIVRFVHEQAPGTAIGVQLGHSGRKGSTRLMWEGIDEPLEDGNWPLVAPSPIPYKPYSQTPRELTRSQLTDIREQFTAAARRAARAGFDLLELHCAHGYLLSGFLSPLTNRRTDAYGGTLEKRLRFPLEVFDAVRRVWPEERPMTVRISATDWAEGGTTGEDAVEIARAFAAHGADAIDVSTGQVVADERPEFGRSYQTPYADRIRHATGLPVIAVGAISSWDDVNSLILAGRTDLCALARPHLYDPYWTLHAAAEQGYDGPGVVWPAPYRAGSRRPQTGRTDAPKPRLTLGS from the coding sequence ATGCCAACCAAAGGGGCGCGGGGCGGTATTGAATATGCGGCTACCGCGGCGCGGGCGCGACCAGCCACAGTGGGCCCGCAGCCGCCGACGAAACCCAGCCACCCCCTACGCGTCGCGATCATCGGCGGCGGCCCCGGCGGCCTCTACGCCGCCGCCCTGCTCAAACGCCTCGACCCGGCCCGCGAGATCACCGTCTGGGAACGCAACGCCCCCGACGACACCTTCGGCTTCGGAGTGGTCCTCTCCGACGAGACCCTGGGCGGCATCGAACACGCCGACCCCGTCGTCTACGAGGCCCTCCAGTCGCACTTCACCCGCTGGGACGACATCGACATCGTCCACCGAGACACCCGCCACACCTCCGGAGGACACGGCTTCGCCGCCCTCGGCAGAAAACGCCTCCTGGAAATCCTGCACACCCGCTGCCGCGACCTCGGCGTGGAGCTCCGCTTCCGCACGGAGGCCCCGTACCCGGCCTGGCTGGCCGAGACATACGACCTCGTCATCGCCGCGGACGGTGTGCACAGCACCACCCGCGAGGCCTACGCCCATGTGTTCCGCCCCCATGTGGCCGAACACCACTGCCGCTACATCTGGCTCGCCGCGGACTTCGCCTTCGCATCCTTCCGCTTCGAGATCGCCGAGACCGAGCACGGCGTGATGCAACTGCACGGCTACCCCTACGCCGCCGACGCCTCCACCGTCATCGTCGAGATGAGCGAGGAGGTGTGGAACGCGGCCGGATTCGACGAAGTCACCCCGCAGGAGTCCGTCCAGCGCTGCGCCAAGATCTTCGCGGAAGCGCTCGGCGGGCGGCCCCTGAAGTCCAACAAGTCGGCCTGGACCACCTTCCGCACCGTCGTCAACGAACGCTGGTCGAACGGCAACATCGTGCTGCTCGGCGACGCCGCCCACACCGCCCACTTCTCCATCGGCTCCGGCACCAAGCTCGCCGTCGAGGACGCCCTCGCGCTCGCCGCCTGCCTGGAGGAACAGCCCTCCCTGGAGCGGGCGTTGGCGGCGTACGAGGAGGAGCGCAAGCCCGTCGTCGCCTCCACGCAGCGCGCCGCCCGGGCCAGCCTGGAGTGGTTCGAGAACCTCGACCGCTACCTCGACCAGCCGCCGCGCCAGTTCGCCTTCAACCTGCTCACCCGCAGCCGTCGCGTCACCCACGACAATCTGCGCCTGCGCGACGCCCGCTTCACCGAGGCCGTGGAGCGCGACTTCGGCTGCCCGCCCGGCACGCCCCCGATGTTCACCCCGTTCCGGCTGCGCGGCCTGACCCTGCGCAACCGGGTCGTGGTGTCCCCGATGGACATGTACTCGGCCACCGACGGCGTCCCCGGCGACTTCCACCTGGTCCACCTCGGCTCCCGCGCCCTCGGCGGCGCCGGCCTGGTGATGACCGAGATGGTGTGCGTCAGCCCCGAGGGACGGATCACCCCCGGCTGCACCGGCCTCTACACCGGCGGACAGGGCGATGCCTGGAAGCGGATCGTCCGGTTCGTGCACGAGCAGGCGCCCGGCACCGCGATCGGCGTACAGCTCGGGCACAGCGGCCGCAAGGGCTCGACCAGGCTGATGTGGGAGGGCATCGACGAGCCGCTGGAGGACGGCAACTGGCCGCTCGTGGCCCCGTCCCCCATCCCGTACAAGCCGTACAGCCAGACCCCGCGCGAACTGACCCGCTCCCAGCTCACCGACATCCGCGAGCAGTTCACCGCGGCCGCCCGGCGGGCCGCCCGAGCCGGCTTCGACCTCCTCGAACTGCACTGCGCGCACGGCTATCTGCTCTCCGGCTTCCTCTCCCCGCTCACCAACCGGCGCACCGACGCCTACGGCGGCACCCTGGAGAAACGACTCCGCTTCCCGCTCGAGGTCTTCGACGCCGTACGGAGGGTATGGCCGGAGGAGCGGCCCATGACCGTCCGTATCTCCGCCACCGACTGGGCCGAGGGCGGCACCACCGGCGAGGACGCCGTCGAGATCGCCCGTGCCTTCGCCGCGCACGGCGCCGACGCGATCGACGTGTCGACCGGTCAGGTCGTGGCCGACGAGCGGCCCGAGTTCGGACGGTCGTACCAGACCCCGTACGCGGACCGGATCCGTCACGCCACCGGCCTGCCGGTGATCGCGGTCGGCGCGATCTCGTCCTGGGACGACGTCAACTCCCTGATCCTGGCGGGCCGCACGGACCTGTGCGCCCTGGCCCGCCCCCACCTGTACGACCCGTACTGGACGCTGCACGCGGCGGCCGAGCAGGGCTACGACGGTCCGGGTGTCGTCTGGCCGGCCCCGTACCGTGCCGGCAGCCGGCGGCCGCAGACGGGGCGTACGGACGCGCCGAAGCCGAGGCTCACGCTGGGGAGTTGA
- a CDS encoding response regulator transcription factor, producing MIRVLVADDEPLIRAGIRMILTSADDIDVVAEAGNGREAVDLVRAHAVDVALLDIQMPVLDGLSALAELRRAAPTVRPLILTTFGERENVLRALSHGGAGFLLKDSAPGELIQAVRAAAAGDAYLSPAATRHVVDSLASGRAAARTEAARRRLQSLSARELEVLALLGEGLSNADAGERIHVSEATVKTYVSRILTKLECENRVQAALLARDAGLGAAP from the coding sequence GTGATCAGGGTCCTCGTCGCGGATGACGAACCGCTCATCCGGGCGGGCATCAGGATGATCCTCACCTCCGCCGACGACATCGACGTCGTGGCGGAGGCCGGCAACGGGCGCGAGGCCGTCGACCTGGTCCGCGCCCACGCCGTCGACGTCGCCCTGCTCGACATCCAGATGCCAGTACTGGACGGCCTGTCCGCCCTCGCCGAACTGCGCCGGGCCGCGCCCACCGTGCGCCCGCTCATCCTGACGACCTTCGGCGAACGCGAGAACGTGCTGCGCGCCCTCAGCCACGGCGGGGCGGGCTTCCTGCTCAAGGACTCGGCACCGGGCGAGCTGATCCAGGCGGTACGGGCGGCCGCGGCCGGCGACGCGTATCTGTCCCCGGCCGCCACCCGGCACGTCGTCGACTCCCTCGCCTCGGGCCGGGCCGCGGCCCGCACCGAAGCGGCACGACGCCGGCTGCAGTCCCTCAGCGCCCGCGAACTCGAGGTCCTCGCCCTCCTCGGCGAGGGCCTGTCCAACGCCGACGCCGGCGAACGGATCCACGTCAGCGAGGCCACGGTCAAGACGTACGTCAGCCGCATCCTGACCAAGCTGGAGTGCGAGAACCGGGTCCAGGCGGCGCTGCTGGCGCGGGACGCCGGGCTCGGGGCGGCACCGTGA
- a CDS encoding DUF5999 family protein produces the protein MCSHQPSCPASDDRGAHVVSAHPEQGWSLLCDGAIVFDDSGELLPDGRVIAPHRVPAARLAMAA, from the coding sequence ATGTGTTCCCACCAGCCTTCGTGCCCTGCCTCCGACGACCGCGGCGCACATGTGGTGTCCGCACACCCCGAGCAGGGCTGGAGCCTGCTGTGCGACGGCGCCATCGTGTTCGACGACAGCGGCGAGCTGCTGCCCGACGGCCGCGTGATCGCCCCGCACCGGGTGCCGGCCGCGCGCCTGGCGATGGCCGCGTGA
- a CDS encoding PaaX family transcriptional regulator, protein MINVSDQHAPRSLIVTLYGAYGRHMPGPVPVAELIRLLAAVGVDAPSVRSSVSRLKRRGLLLPARTAQGAAGYELSPDARQLLDDGDRRIYATAPPGDEGWVLAVFSVPESERQKRHVLRSRLAGLGFGTAAPGVWIAPARLYEEARHTLQRLRLEEYVDFFRGEHLGFTPTAEAVARWWDLAAIAKEHDAFLDRHARVLRDWERRADTPPEEAYRDYLLALDSWRHLPYTDPGLPARLLPEDWPGARSAAVFRGLHERLRDAGATYAGL, encoded by the coding sequence ATGATCAACGTGTCCGACCAGCATGCACCACGGTCTCTCATCGTCACGCTCTACGGCGCCTACGGCCGCCACATGCCCGGCCCGGTGCCGGTGGCCGAGCTGATCAGACTGCTGGCCGCGGTCGGCGTGGACGCCCCTTCCGTACGGTCGTCGGTGTCCCGGCTCAAGCGGCGCGGGCTGCTGCTGCCGGCCCGCACGGCACAGGGCGCGGCCGGGTACGAACTGTCGCCGGACGCCCGCCAGTTGCTCGACGACGGCGACCGGCGCATCTACGCCACCGCGCCGCCCGGCGACGAGGGCTGGGTGCTCGCGGTGTTCTCGGTGCCGGAGTCGGAGCGGCAGAAGCGCCATGTGCTGCGTTCCCGGCTGGCCGGGCTCGGCTTCGGGACGGCGGCCCCGGGCGTGTGGATCGCGCCCGCGCGGCTCTACGAGGAGGCCCGGCACACCCTCCAGCGGCTGCGTCTGGAGGAGTACGTCGACTTCTTCCGCGGCGAGCACCTCGGCTTCACGCCGACCGCCGAGGCCGTCGCCCGCTGGTGGGACCTGGCCGCGATCGCCAAGGAGCACGACGCGTTCCTCGACCGCCACGCGCGCGTGCTGCGCGACTGGGAGCGACGGGCGGACACCCCGCCCGAGGAGGCGTACCGCGACTACCTCCTCGCCCTGGACTCCTGGCGCCATCTGCCGTACACCGACCCCGGGCTGCCCGCCCGGCTGCTGCCCGAGGACTGGCCGGGGGCGCGCTCGGCCGCCGTCTTCCGGGGGCTGCACGAGCGTCTGCGGGACGCGGGAGCAACCTACGCCGGGCTGTGA
- a CDS encoding ATP-binding protein, giving the protein MNGPALHDRSPASASWRIALPHTTAAVPVARAVIRTALAELEFAADSDTAELLTAELVANAVEHTAGSGPIELVVELLPSICQVEVHDPDPAPPGDLTHPAQGAPDPWQEHGRGLLLIRTLSSSCGHRPTASGKAVWFRLPVVPAQRRPL; this is encoded by the coding sequence ATGAACGGACCCGCCTTGCACGATCGCTCCCCCGCCTCTGCCTCATGGCGCATCGCGCTGCCGCACACCACCGCGGCCGTGCCCGTGGCACGCGCGGTGATCCGTACGGCGCTGGCCGAGCTGGAGTTCGCCGCCGACAGCGACACGGCGGAGCTGCTCACCGCGGAGCTGGTCGCCAACGCCGTGGAGCACACCGCGGGCAGCGGCCCGATAGAGCTGGTGGTGGAGCTGCTGCCGTCGATCTGCCAGGTCGAGGTGCACGACCCGGACCCGGCCCCGCCCGGCGATCTGACCCACCCCGCCCAAGGCGCCCCCGACCCGTGGCAGGAACACGGCCGAGGGCTGCTCCTGATCCGCACCCTCAGCTCGTCCTGCGGCCATCGCCCGACGGCCTCCGGCAAGGCGGTGTGGTTCAGGCTGCCGGTCGTGCCGGCCCAGCGCCGCCCGCTGTAG